One genomic window of Melanotaenia boesemani isolate fMelBoe1 chromosome 20, fMelBoe1.pri, whole genome shotgun sequence includes the following:
- the si:dkeyp-110a12.4 gene encoding alpha-tectorin codes for MAPACVVFAWLLFTMNMVTSAVYLEPEEEELNETVICTNDHMEVVIPSAFFLNKVPPVHVWDLHLNDPECRGVEVGDDYVFSIKTNLSECGTVVVSDDTHIMFINTIHNNYSDVITRNYINITFVCRYPINYMVQQPNGENMIRVDVRTITLNTEDGNFSVSMLLYKDEAFEDRWTTVPSLTLEDNIFVKVFMIPAHLMLRMERCWATPTSDPYSNIQYTFIRDSCPVLTNEQTLSVLKNGEGPETMFRIQMFKFVGSSYTNVFLHCNVQICHNSPGLCQPNCSVEDGLMRIRRDIPLSHTVSYGPIKRLLTDSEKPNLNAGRVPPVETFVLGGLLVILLLITGVFGRLWLRSRRFYPAREAQLTLSNIHHISEVAS; via the exons ATGGCGCCTGCTTGTGTGGTTTTTGCCTGGTTACTGTTCACCATGAATATGGTCACCTCAGCTGTCTATCTGGAGCCTGAAGAGGAGG AGCTCAATGAAACAGTCATTTGTACCAACGACCACATGGAAGTTGTTATTCCGAGCGCTTTTTTCCTCAACAAAGTGCCTCCAGTTCAT GTTTGGGATTTGCATTTAAATGATCCAGAGTGCCGTGGCGTTGAAGTCGGAGACGATTATGTTTTCAGCATCAAGACGAATCTCTCAGAGTGTGGGACCGTTGTG GTCTCAGATGATACACACATAATGTTCATCAACACCATACACAATAACTACTCAGATGTTATCACAAGGAACTACATCAACATAACTTTTGTGTGCCGCTACCCCATCAACTACATGGTCCAACAACCCAATGGTGAAAACATGATCAGAGTGGATGTCAG AACCATCACGTTGAACACAGAGGATGGGAATTTCTCAGTGTCAATGTTGCTGTATAAAGATGAAGCCTTTGAGGACAGATGGACTACTGTGCCCTCACTGACCCTGGAAGATAACATTTTTGTGAAAGTTTTCATG ATACCAGCTCACCTGATGCTTCGTATGGAGAGATGCTGGGCTACCCCAACCAGTGATCCATACAGCAATATTCAGTATACCTTCATCAGAGACAG TTGCCCAGTGTTGACAAATGAACAAACACTCAGTGTGTTGAAGAATGGGGAGGGTCCAGAGACCATGTTCAGGATACAAATGTTTAAGTTTGTTGGAAGCTCATACACCAACGTCTTCCTTCACTGCAATGTCCAGATCTGCCACAACAGCCCGGGACTGTGCCAGCCT AACTGCTCTGTTGAAGATGGGTTAATGAGAATACGGAGAGACATCCCACTGTCCCACACAGTGTCTTATGGACCAATCAAGCGACTACTTACTGACAGTGAAAAGCCCAATCTGA ATGCTGGCAGAGTTCCTCCAGTGGAGACTTTTGtcctgggtgggctgttggtcATCTTGCTGCTAATCACAGGGGTGTTTGGGAGACTGTGGCTTCGCTCCAGACGCTTCTACCCAGCACGCGAGGCACAGCTCACCTTATCTAATATTCACCACATTTCAGAGGTGGCCTCATGA
- the stx11a gene encoding syntaxin-11a: MKDRLGDLQTFISKAAEEELSPEGNLNNSTEGEEHLEQHAIVFEGEDVMDGIYKEAQAMRKEMLLLKMDVKRLGKQNTRFLTSVRRISSIKRDSNALGRDIKAKGEAIYARLEKMAKLSKELEEEHGCTSAVARMVRSQYVSLANAFHEAMSEYNEAEMAQRENCKTRIQRQAEIMGKEVSREQIDEMVETGKWNVFSDNILLEGRTARSALSEIENRHKELLELESRIRDIHELFFQMALLVEEQGCMLNNIEGNVIATQDYVAKATVQIKKAVKYKKNNPCKKLFCCCFPCCK; encoded by the coding sequence ATGAAGGACCGACTGGGTGACCTACAGACTTTCATCTCGAAGGCTGCAGAGGAAGAGCTCAGCCCTGAGGGGAACCTTAACAACAGCACTGAGGGTGAGGAGCATCTGGAGCAGCATGCAATTGTGTTCGAGGGTGAGGATGTGATGGACGGCATCTACAAAGAGGCCCAAGCGATGAGGAAGGAGATGCTCTTGCTCAAAATGGACGTGAAGCGCCTGGGGAAGCAGAACACCAGGTTTCTCACGTCTGTGAGGAggatcagcagcatcaagcGGGACTCCAATGCACTTGGAAGGGACATCAAGGCCAAAGGGGAGGCCATTTATGCACGGCTGGAGAAGATGGCGAAGTTGAGcaaggagctggaggaggagcaCGGCTGTACGTCGGCTGTGGCTCGTATGGTGCGCTCACAGTATGTGTCTCTGGCCAACGCCTTCCACGAAGCCATGTCCGAGTACAACGAGGCTGAAATGGCCCAGCGGGAGAACTGCAAGACCCGCATTCAGAGGCAAGCCGAGATCATGGGCAAGGAGGTGAGCAGGGAGCAGATAGATGAGATGGTTGAGACGGGAAAGTGGAATGTCTTCTCTGATAATATCCTGCTGGAGGGGAGGACAGCCAGATCTGCTCTGAGTGAGATCGAGAACAGACAcaaggagctgctggagctggagAGCCGTATCAGGGACATTCATGAGCTCTTCTTCCAGATGGCTCTGCTGGTGGAAGAGCAGGGCTGCATGCTGAACAACATAGAAGGCAATGTAATTGCAACTCAGGACTATGTTGCCAAGGCTACAGTTCAAATCAAGAAGGCTgtgaaatacaagaaaaacaatccTTGCAAGAAACTCTTTTGTTGCTGCTTTCCTTGCTGCAAATAA
- the fbxo30a gene encoding F-box only protein 30a, producing the protein MENLHPHCLKCINRRCMVRPELGVSCDLIGCPLVCGAVFHSCKLEEHRLLCPYERQPCLNSGFGCPFIITRIKMAQHLETCPASIVCCTMEWNRWPVSYADRKSYENLSKDFDEVEQLDMALALQDQRMLLESLKVTTTVSKNGDKEVNESDKMATNSDLPEPVLDSGMMEMEEEPYNDLYRASVETTRSLAAALDILTNSSEIDVIVGNLNGEKTDKNGALHNGENGDSHSVYVTEGGKNVEMQESDSDSEFELGAVGGVDCTVGTDGEEESIDWAEENQFVELFYEEREDLVEEPINNSDLVWPEMPQNFMPVVALEQPLPQQAPLAPPMPFLLSDHMRNNFLQHLPTELRYRCLERKLQNVEVLRGISMFTFNGRRALLSDPYLFRAKMEDKAVDTSDLEVADDPMGLHGIDLITAALLFCLGDSPGGRGISDSRFVDGYHIDFGTQTFSFPSAILATNTMVGDIASASACDHASPQLSNPSPFHTLRLDLVLECVARYQTKQRSMFTFVCGQLFRRDEFSSHFKNVHGDIHAGLNGWMEQRCPLAYYGCTYSQRRFCPSVQGFRIIHDRHLGSFGVQPGLPLKTGDTFSKKTRHIGSQCDQFSSLPFEVLQHVASFLDSFSLCQLSRVSRTMRDVCASLLQMRGMVVLLWEKKRRDDGSPSWQITDKVWRFSTAFGTVNEWKFANIASMADHLKKCKFNTIARREEAIPLPCMCFTRELTKEGRCLRSVLKPVA; encoded by the exons ATGGAGAACCTGCACCCTCACTGCCTTAAATGCATTAACAGAAGATGCATGGTAAGACCAGAACTGGGTGTCTCCTGCGATCTTATTGGCTGTCCTCTTGTATGTGGGGCAGTTTTTCATTCATGCAAGCTTGAGGAACATCGTCTGCTGTGTCCATATGAGCGTCAGCCATGCTTAAACAGTGGATTTGGCTGCCCCTTCATCATCACAAGGATCAAAATGGCACAACATCTTGAGACATGCCCTGCAAGTATAGTATGTTGTACTATGGAGTGGAACCGCTGGCCTGTAAGCTATGCTGATCGTAAGTCCTATGAAAACTTGAGCAAAGACTTTGATGAGGTGGAGCAGCTCGACATGGCTTTGGCCCTGCAGGATCAGAGGATGTTGTTGGAGTCCCTGAAAGTCACAACCACTGTTTCAAAGAACGGAGATAAAGAAGTGAATGAAAGTGATAAAATGGCCACTAACTCAGATCTGCCAGAGCCTGTCTTAGATAGTGGAATGATGGAAATGGAGGAAGAACCTTACAATGACTTGTACAGAGCTTCGGTGGAGACAACCAGAAGTTTGGCTGCTGCCTTGGACATCCTGACTAATTCTAGTGAAATTGATGTGATTGTTGGAAATTTAAATGGTGAAAAGACTGATAAGAATGGGGCACTCCATAATGGAGAAAATGGTGATAGTCATAGTGTGTATGTCACTGAGGGTGGGAAGAATGTAGAAATGCAAGAGAGTGACTCTGATTCAGAGTTTGAGCTTGGAGCAGTAGGTGGAGTTGATTGCACTGTAGGAACAGATGGAGAAGAAGAATCTATTGATTGGGCTGAAGAAAACCAGTTTGTTGAGCTATTTTATGAAGAAAGGGAGGACTTGGTTGAGGAACCAATAAATAATTCCGACCTCGTTTGGCCAGAGATGCCTCAGAATTTCATGCCAGTTGTAGCACTGGAGCAACCTTTGCCTCAACAAGCCCCACTTGCACCTCCAATGCCATTCCTGTTATCTGATCACATGAGAAATAACTTTTTGCAACACTTACCCACTGAGCTCAGGTACAGGTGTTTGGAGCGTAAACTGCAGAATGTAGAGGTGCTTAGAGGAATtagtatgtttacatttaatggaCGCCGCGCCCTGCTTTCCGACCCTTACTTGTTTCGAGCAAAGATGGAGGACAAAGCGGTCGACACGTCTGACCTGGAGGTAGCAGATGATCCCATGGGCCTCCACGGTATCGATCTCATCACTGCAGCTTTGCTCTTTTGCCTCGGCGATTCTCCAGGGGGTAGAGGAATCTCAGACAGCAGGTTTGTTGATGGCTACCACATTGACTTTGGTACACAGACATTCTCCTTCCCCTCAGCCATTCTTGCAACTAACACCATGGTGGGTGATATTGCTTCAGCCTCGGCCTGCGATCATGCCAGTCCACAGCTTTCCAATCCCAGCCCCTTCCACACTCTCAGGCTGGACCTAGTGCTTGAGTGTGTTGCCCGATATCAGACCAAACAGCGCTCCATGTTCACATTTGTGTGCGGGCAGTTGTTCCGACGGGATGAGTTCTCATCTCATTTTAAAAACGTTCATGGGGATATCCATGCTGGCCTTAATGGCTGGATGGAGCAGCGCTGCCCCTTGGCCTACTACGGCTGCACCTACTCCCAAAGACGATTCTGCCCGTCCGTGCAGGGCTTCAGAATTATCCATGACAGGCACCTTGGATCTTTCGGGGTGCAACCTGGTTTACCATTGAAAACTGGAGACACCTTCTCCAAAAAGACCCGCCACATCGGCTCTCAGTGCGATCAGTTCAGCAGTCTTCCGTTTGAAGTGTTGCAACACGTGGCAAGTTTCCTGGACAGCTTCAGCCTGTGCCAGCTGTCCAGAGTGTCCCGCACCATGAGGGATGTGTGTGCCAGTCTGCTCCAGATGCGTGGCATGGTTGTCCTGCTGTGGGAGAAGAAACGGCGGGATGATGGATCTCCTTCTTGGCAGATCACAGATAAG GTGTGGCGATTCAGCACAGCTTTTGGTACAGTGAACGAGTGGAAGTTTGCAAACATCGCCAGCATGGCCGACCATCTAAAGAAGTGCAAGTTCAATACCATTGCTCGTCGAGAGGAAGCAATCCCTCTGCCGTGCATGTGTTTCACCAGAGAACTCACAAAAGAGGGAAGGTGCTTACGATCAGTTCTCAAACCAGTAGCATAA
- the LOC121631503 gene encoding syntaxin-11-like, with translation MRDRLNNLHQVQTDSEGFSTVELNTLSEHEAAAADPDLDGVLKEAQHIRLEIQQIQNDISELKDVNYQALNQTSHPVVTKRDSNAIGADIKRRGEAVLQQLHMMNDLSGELEAKRGTSDPTARIARTQYHCLSNALREVIFSYNDTEMSHKEACKRQIKRQMEVVGREVSEEELEEMMGSEELCVFSINVTGKTAHSALLQIESRHQELLELEKRVTGIQELFLDVAMLVDEQGTALESIEKNVQNTEMAIQGGMVQLERATASNKNNPFKKMFCGCFPCYHN, from the coding sequence ATGAGAGACAGACTGAATAACCTGCATCAGGTGCAGACTGACTCTGAGGGTTTTAGCACAGTGGAGCTAAACACCCTGTCAGAgcatgaagcagcagcagcagaccctGACCTGGATGGCGTCCTGAAGGAGGCCCAGCATATCCGTCTTGAAATCCAGCAGATCCAGAATGACATCAGTGAACTGAAGGATGTGAACTACCAGGCTCTGAACCAAACCTCACATCCCGTTGTGACAAAGAGGGACTCCAATGCAATCGGGGCAGACATTAAGCGCAGAGGAGAAGCTGTGTTGCAGCAGCTGCACATGATGAATGATTTGAGTGGAGAGCTGGAGGCTAAACGCGGCACCTCTGACCCCACAGCACGAATTGCTCGAACACAGTACCACTGTCTTAGCAATGCTCTGCGGGAGGTAATATTCAGCTACAATGACACAGAGATGAGCCACAAGGAGGCTTGTAAAAGGCAGATCAAGCGGCAGATGGAGGTGGTGGGTAGGGAGGTCAGcgaggaggagctggaggaaaTGATGGGGAGCGAGGAATTGTGTGTGTTCAGCATCAATGTGACAGGGAAAACCGCCCATTCCGCCCTCCTGCAGATCGAGAGCCGACACCAGGAGCTGCTAGAGCTGGAGAAGAGAGTTACGGGGATCCAGGAGCTGTTCCTGGATGTGGCCATGCTTGTAGATGAGCAGGGCACAGCATTGGAAAGCATTGAGAAAAATGTCCAAAACACAGAGATGGCTATTCAAGGTGGCATGGTCCAGCTGGAAAGAGCCACTGCTTCTAATAAAAACAACCCCTTCAAGAAGATGTTTTGTGGCTGCTTTCCATGTTATCACAATTAG